AACGGCAATCTCACTCCGGTTAGCGACAAGCAGGCTACGGATTGTATTCATCTTGCGGGGGCATCCTTGATCTCAGGCATGAATAGTCAGGCAGCAAATCGGCTCGCTCGGAGCAACAGTTCAGAGGCGCGAGCAATCACCGGCGCGTCGATCATTTCGCCATCCAGCTTGAATGCACCCGGCGCAGACTTGGCCGCCTCGACCACACGCGCGGCCCACGTCAACTGGTCTTCGGAGGGCAGGTGGGCCCGATTCACTTCGGCCACCTGGGAGGGATGGATGCAAAGCTTGGCACCGAAACCTAGACGACGCCCTCGCAGGCAGGCCTCCCGTAGCTCGGCGACATCATTGATCGCCACCGTGACGCCATCCACCGGGGCGGCAATGCCCGCTACCCGCGACGCGAGTGCGAGCATCGAACGAAAGAACAGCAGTTCCTGATCATCGCCCTCGATGCCCATCTCGGTGCGGAAATCGACGGTTCCAAACACCAGGCGCTCGACGCGTGCTGCGCCGGCAATCTCTCCGACATTCTTCATACCCAGCGCCGTTTCGATGAGCGGTAGCACTTTCACGTTGTCAGGTAGGTGCTTGACGATGCGAGCAACGTCATCCGCGTCGCCGGTCTTGGGCAAGATCACCCCTGCAGCCCGGGCTTGCGAATCGCCAAGAGGTCATCGAGCCAACGCCCTTTGGTCGCATTGATGCGCGCGATGCCGGAGCCGCCGGTGGCCAGATACTCAGCCACGTGACGCCGCGCTTCGTCCTTGCGTTCCTCGGCAACGGCATCCTCCAGATCGAGAATGATGCGGTCGGCGCCGGATTGCTGGGCTTTGACGAATCGCTCCGGGCGGTCGCCGGGAACGAAGAGATAGGAGCGTGCGGTAGCGACGGGGGTCATGAGATCGGGGCGTAGAAAGAGGGAAGCGCCGCGCGGTTGCGCGGTGCCAGACAGAGTTCAAGGAATTCAGATCGCGCCGTCGGCGCGCAGACGTTCCAGATCCTGAGCGACGTAACCAAGTTCGCGCAAAATACTCTCGCCATGCTCGCCGAGGGCGGGCACTGCATCCATGCGCGGCTCGAAAGCACTGGAGAGCCCCGGTGGCAGGAGCGCCGGGATCACCCCCACCGGGACTGGATGCTGCGCCAGCGCTCCCGCGCCTTGAGCTGCGGGTGACTCCAGACGTCGCGCATCTCGTTCATGCGCGCGTTCGCAATCTGTGCGCGCTCCAGGCGGTCCACCACGTCTTCGATGGTCAGCGTGGCAAACGCTTGCGTGATGAGTTCCGTCAAATCGACGCGGTTCTTGGCGCGTAGCGAATTGCTGACGAAGCGCTCGTCAGTGGCCAGTTCCGGTTGCGCGAGGACGACCCGGCAGAAGGCCTCCCATTCACGCTCGTTCTGCAATCCCAGGATGATGGTCTTGCCATCGCCTGCCGTGAAGGGACCATAAGGGAAAATCGTGGCGTGGGACGCGCCTGCCCGGGCGGCGGCGACGCGCCATCGAAAGCGTAGTACAACGGATAGTTCATCCACTCCACCATGCTCTCCAGCATCGACACATCGATGTGGGCGCCCTTCCCGGTCTTGCCGCGCTGCAACAGTGCGGCAAGGATATTGGTGTAGGCGTACATTCCCGCTGCAATATCAGCGATCGAGCACCCGGCCTTGGACGGGTTCTCAGGTGTCCCGGTAATCGAAACGAAGCCGGATTCTGCCTGGATCAATAGATCGTAGGCTTTCTTGTCGCGATACGGACCATCATTCCCATATCCAGAGATATCGCAGACGATGATGCCAGGATAGCGCTGTGAAAGGGCTTCGTACGACAACCCCAGTCGATCGGCTGCGCCAGGGCCAGGTTCTGCACCAGAACATCCGCCTTGTCCAGAATCTTCTTAAGAATCGCGGGGCCTCCGCATGCTTCAGATCGAGTGCAAGGCTTTCCTTGGATCGATTCGTCCATGCGAAATGCGATGACAGGCCATCAACGCGCTCGTCGTAACCTCGAGCAAAATCACCTACCTTGGGTCGTTCGATTTTGATTACACGTGCCCCGAGGTCGGCCAATTGCCGCGTACAGAACGGTGCGGCGATGGCGTGCTCAAGGGAAACAACGGTGATGCCATCAAGGGGTCGCATAGCAGTCTTCTGAGAGAGGGGTTGCGTCCGATCCGTGAGCATCAGGATGCGAGGCGCCGGGTTGTTCACGCCGGCCGCACAGGTCGATCGGAACACATTGCAAGCCAGACACCAGGTCCAATGAAGAGATGTCTTCACGAGTCTCCAGCGCACTCAGGCTGCATGGGATTGAGTGTCGCAGCGGCACATCAATCGGTAAATCTCGTTTCTCGAAGCGGCCATTCGTCTGGACCGAAACCAAGCGTTCTAACGCCAACGCACGCTGGGAATGCAAGCGTTCAAGTTTGCCGGCGGGGTGTCGAATTGATACAGTACGGAAGGAGGAATACCTATGCATTTCGATTTCGCGGACCTGCGACTGTTTGCGCGTATCGCTGAGGAAGAGAACCTGTCCCGCGGTGCGAAGAAGGCTTTTTTGTCGCCGGCCGCGGCCAGTGCACGTCTGAAGGCCCTGGAGGACCAACTCGGAACCCGCCTCTTCTATCGGGAAAGCAAAGGTCTGGCATTGACGCCCGCGGGTGAGAGACTGCTGCGCCATGCCCGTGTCATAGAACGCCAGTTCGAACACGTGCGAAGCGAGTTCGAGGAGTTCGCCAAGGACACAGTCGGACACATCCGCATCTTCGCGAACACCACGGCCGTTACGGAGTTCATGCCCGAAGTATTGGCGCGCTTTATGGCCGATCGTCCTTCTGTCACAGTCGACCTTCAGGAACGCCTCACCCGGGACATCATTCGGGGCGTCCTCGATGGAAGCGCCGACCTGGGTATCATTTCCGGGCCGCTGAATTCAGAAGGCCTCGAGGTCATCCACTTCAGCACCGACAAGCTGGTCCTGGTTACTCCAGTCGGGCACCCCTCACCCAGAAGGCTGGCGTGCGCTTTGAGGACACGCTCGAGTACGAGCATGTAAGCCTGCATGAAGGCAGTACATTGCATGCCTTCATGACGGAACTGGTACGGGAACAACGACGGCGGCTGCAGATTCGCATTCAGATTCGCAGCTTCGAAGCCATGTGCCGCATGATCGAGGCGGGCGTAGGCATTGGCGTGCTGCCCTTGTCGGCCGCCCTGCGTCACCGACAAACGATGAAATTGGCCATCATCGAGTTGCCGGACCCATGGGCCGTACGGGAGCGTGCCGTGATCGTGCGCGAACTCGAAGGTCTTCCTGGCTGCGCCAAAGCATTGATCGACGAACTGATCCACGTCGCCGAGGATGCGGGCGGTAGCCCAGCCACGTTTGACTGAACCCACGCCCGCGCAGAGCTCACGCGCGAGTGATGGCGCGCACAAACACTTCAGGGTCTACGTTCCCGCCGGAGCACACCACCACGACGTTCTTGCCCGCGAAGTCAGCCTTCCTGTGCAGCACCGCAGCCAGCGAAGCGGCGCCACCTGGCTCGACCACAAGCTTGAGCATGCGGAAAGCGGCCTCCATGGCCACGAGCGCTTCCTCGTCCGAGACACTCAATGGCTTGACCGCGTGTTGGCGGAGCACGGAAAACGTCCGGGTCCCGGCAATCGGCCCCGTGATCGCATCCATGATGGACTTTGGCACAGAAGGATTCGCCTGGGGCGACCCGATTTCGAGCGAGCGTGCCATCTTCTCAAAGCCCACGGGCTCGACGATGTAGCAGTCAGCTTCCGGGCAGATCGCCTTGACGGCGGCGGTGACGCCAGAGGACAGGCCACCGCCACTGGAATTGATCAGCACCGCGTCCGGCCGTATGTTGCGCTCCTGCATTTGCTCACAGATTTCGATGCCACACGTGCCCTGGCCGGCAATGATGGCATAGTCATCGAAAGGTGGGACTACCGTGAGGCCGCCGCGCTCTTCTGCAACCCGCCGCCCGACTGCTTCACGATTCTCTGTCTCGGGATCAAAGAACACAATCTCTGCCCCCACCACCGACAGTTTTCGACCTTGATCTTGGCCGCGCCCTTCGGGAGGACGATCACCGCCGTGCACCCCACGTGGTGGGCCGCCGCGGCGACCGCATGACCATGGTTGCCAGACGAGAAGGCGAGAATGCCTTGTGCACGCTCGTCCTCGGTGAGCGTCAACAGCTTGTTGAGCGCCCCACGGAACTTGAACGCGCCGGTGCGTTGCAGCGATTCGGCCTTGACGAACAGGTTGCAGCCTGCCGCCGCATCGAGCATCGGCGAAGATAGCAAGGGCGTGCGAACGATATGCCCTTGGAGACGCTGCGCCGCACGGCGAATATCTGAGAAATCAAAGTTTTCCATGCCAGCTATGTCGAGAGATGGCGCGCCGAAGGCGCCGTGATAGTGATCGGAGTTGTCATATGGCACTGATGACCAACAAGGCCTCAGTCCTTGATCTGGACGATCGCTTCAATCTCGACCGTCATGCCATGTGGAAGCGAACTCATGCCAACGGCCGAACGAGCGTGCATGCCGCGGTCGCCAAGTACCTTCACCAACAGATCGGAGCAACCGTCGATGACCTTCGAGTGGCGACGAAATGTCGTGCTCGCATGCACCATCCCGAGAAGCTTGACGATCGCATCAACACGATCAAGCTCGCCAATGGCAAGCTTGATGGTGGCCAGCATATTCAGGGCCGTGAGCTGAGCGTCGTCGTATCCAGCCGCGACTTGCTCATCCGAGTCGAGGCGCCCCAGTCGATAGGTATTGTCTGGAAGCCGCGGGCCATGGCCCGCCAGGTACAACAGGTTGCCGGCAAAACGGTAAGGGATGTACGTGCCGTTTGCCGGCAGGGCCGGCGGAAGGACGAAGCCCAAGTCTGCGAGTCGCTCTTCAGGAGTCATGGATGCTCCAGGTTGCATTAAAATCAGGCATGATCTCGACGCTGGCGTCAGCCGTGCTGACGGACGAGCGCCCGTGCATAGACGGCCGGATCAACGTTCCCGCCCGAACACAAGACCGCGACGTTCTTACCGGCCAGGTCCATCTTTTTGGACAGCACTGCGGCAAGACTGGCGGCGCCGCCCGGCTCGACCACCAACTTCAAGACCTTGAACGCCATGGCGACGGCGCCCAGCGCTTCGTCGTCGTTGACACTCACCCCACCACCGGGTGACGCAGCAGAACGCTCAGCGGCTTGGTGCCAGCCACCGGACCCGCAATGGCGTCCATCACCGTGTTGGGGACTGACGAATTCTTTTCGGGAGCCTTTGTCGTGAAGGAACGTGCCATCTTTTCGAAGCCCTGAGGCTCCACGATGTAGCACGCAGCGTCCGGAAAACGATCCCTTACCGCCGTGATGACGCCGGAAGAGAGACCGCCGCCACTACAGTTGACGACTACCGCATCCAGATGGAGATCGCGCTCCACCATCTGCTCGCAAATCTCCAGGCCAGCCGTGCCCTGCCCGGCCATGACGTCGAAGTCATCGAACGGCGAAACGAACGTCATGCCGCGTTTCTCGACGATCTCGGCCGCGACCTCGGCGCGATCCTGGGTCTGCGGATCATAGAGAACGATCTCGGCGCCCCACCACCGGCAACTCTCGATCTTGATGGCCGGAGCCGTATTGGGCAACACGATGACCGCAGGGCAACCAACCAGCTTGGCGCCTGCGGCTAGCCCTGACCATGATTTCCAGCCGAATAGGTGACGACTCCTCGAGCCAGACTCCGGGGGTCGAGCGAGAGAATCTTGTTCAGCGCGCCTCGCACCTTGAATGAGCCGGTGAGTTGCAGTGGCTCGGCTTTCACGAACACACGACATCCGGCCGCCGCATCGAGCATCGGTGCATTCAACAGCGGCGTACGGACTATGTGACGACCGATACGGTCTGCGGCTTCGCGAATATCGCCGATGTCGAAATTGATCATAGTCATCTTCTGGAAATGTGCGTGGGGGCTTGATCGTTTGCGTTTGATTCTCGCCGAGGAATAGAATCACTACAAACGAGTTTTTTCGATGGAATTCAATGCCTTATGGGCATACTGACTCAGGGTATTCCCTGACACTGGGCGCACATGATCACTTTTAAGCAGCTTGAGGCCGTCTTCTGGGTGGTTCAGGCCGGCGGGTTCTCGCAGGCCGCCATGAAGCTCCACACGACCCAGTCGGCCATCTCCAAGCGCGTCCAGGAATTGGAGCAAATGTTTGGCCTCCAGTTGTTTGATCGGGGGCGTCGTGCCGTCGGCTTGACCGAGAAAGGCGAGGAAGTTTTCATTCTTGCCAAGCGGCTCCTGGAGCAACGCGATGTCACGGTAGCCCAACTCAGTCGAGCGGAGGTGCTTGAGCGCCGGCTGGCCATCGGCATTACCGAGTTGACTGCCATGACCTGGCTACCTCAGCTCGTGAAACAGATTCAGTCCCACTACCCAAGAGTCATCATCGAGCCGCATGTCGACATGAGTATCAACTTGCGCGACAAGCTGCTAGCCGATGAGATCGACATGATGATTGTGCCCAACGCATACGAGGATGCCCGCTTTGCCTCCATGCCGCTTGGAAAGGTTGAGAACGTCTGGTGGAGCAAGCCGGGGCTATGCGACAGCTCCAAGCCCATGAAACTGCATCAACTGGCGGCACAACGCATTCTCGTGGACCGCTCAGGCCCCGGTATCCTCTATAGCCAGTGGTTCAAGTCGCATGGTTTTCAGCCGGAAAACGTCATCGTCAGTAACAGCATCGTCGCGCTGATCGGCATGACCGTCTCGGGACTCGGTGTCAGCTATTTCCCGAAGGCGTGCCTTAGTCAGATGAATACGCTGGGCATGCTCGAAGTTCTTCGGGTGACGCCCAGCCTGCCGGATGTGACCTATGTCGCGATGTACAAGAGTGGTCTACGAAGTTCGTTGATTGCTTCGATCATCATGCTGGCGCAGGAGTGCTGTGACTTCACCAAGATCTTGCAGACAAGCTAGGCGTCCCGACTCCGTGTGCCATCACGCGTGACCGCATAAGCAAAACGGCACTGGAACGCCATCGAGCTGCGTCTCAGTGCCTGTCGTGTCTTGCAGAGGCCCTCAGCGGATTGTGAAGGGATTGCCGGTGGGCGCACCCGTATTAATCCACACGCTCTTGGTCTGAAGGTACGCCTCGATCGCGCCGATGCCGTTTTCCCGGCCGACGCCCGAGTCCTTGTACCCGCCAAACGGCGACATGAAGCTCACCGCGCGATAGGTATTGACCCACACCGTGCCAGCCTGAATGCGTTCGGACATCCGGAACGCGCGGCCGATATCCGCGGTCCACACTCCTGCGCCCAGCCCGTAGCAACTGTCGTTGGCAATGGCGACCGCATCGTCCTCGTCCTTGAACTTGAGAATCGACAGCACGGGACCAAAGACTTCCTCTTGCGCGATGCGCATTTTCGGTCCGACGTTGGAAAAGATGGTCGGCTCGACGAACCAGCCACCGCACTCTGCGGGCTTGCCGCCCAGTAGCAGATTCGCACCCTCGTCCTGTGCAATCTTGATGTACGAAAGGACCTTTTCGTACTGCGCAGGCGTCGTGATCGGACCTACCTGGGTCGTCGCGTTCATCGGGTTGCCCAGCTTCGCCGTGCGGGCAAGCGTCAGCAGGCGCTCAATAAACGCGTCGTGAATGTCCTCTTGCAGCAACAGCCTGGAGCCGGCGATACAGGTCTGGCCACTCGCCGCGAAGATACCCGAGACTGCCCCATTGACAGCGTCATCGAGATTGGCATCGGCGAAGACGATGTTGGGGGACTTCCCACCTAGCTCCAAACTCACATGTTTGAACTGCGCCGCGCATTGCTGGTTGATGGCCCGTCCGGTGGCGTCCGAGCCTGTGAAGGTGACCTTCTTGACCAGCGGATGCGTCACCAGTGGAGATCCCACTTCGGCGCCGAACCCCGTGACCACATTGAAGACACCTGGCGGGAAGCCCGCTTCGTCGAATAGCAATGCGAGTTCCAGGGCCGACACGGAGGTAAATTCCGAGGGCTTGACCACTACCGTGCAGCCCGCGGCCAACGCCGGCGCGATCTTCCACGCAAGCAGCATCAGCGGGGAGTTCCAGGGCGTGATCGCAGCAACCACACCCAGTGGCTCCCGCCGGGTGTAGTTGAAGTACCCCTTCTTGTCCAGCGGCACCACCGTGCCCTCGATCTTGTCGGCCAACCCGGCGAAATAGTAGAACCACTGCGGCAGATACTTGACCTGCGCGCTCATTTCCGCGAGCAGCTTGCCGTTGTCCTGGACCTCAAATTCCGCGAGCCGATCGGCGTTCGCCGCAATCAGATCCCCACCTTCCGAAGCAAAGCGCCACGCTGGGTCGCCGACATCTCGGCCCACGGCCCGGTGCGAAAGGCGCGGTCGGCCGCTTTGACGGCACGATCCACGTCCGCAGCGCTTCCGCGGGCCACTTCGGCCCATGGCTTGCCCGTGTACGGGTTCTCCGTCTCGAACCAGCGACCGTCGCCGGAGTCGACGAAGGCACCGTCGATGAACAATTGATACTGTTTCATGGCGCTTTGCATTCCGATTCCTTGGCGGACTTTAGAAGGTTTCGAACCCGAGGTGCTGGCGGAAGCGGTTCTTGACATAGACGCCGTCGCGCGGCGGCAGTGCGCGTTGCGGCTCCTCCGTCGAGATGTAGACCTGGGCCACCGTCATGCCCTCGCCCTTCTTGATCTCGCGCGTCAATGTGTCGAGCTCGTCGATGTCGGAGATTTCGAGCGTCGTCGGCACGCCAACGGCCTTCGCCACTTGGGCCAGGTTGGTTCCGAGGCTCGTATGGCTCTGCTGCATACCGGTCTCACCAAAGTGCCCATTGTCCAGAATCACGATGGACAGATTCTTCAACCGCTGCGCCGCGGCCGTGGCCAGGCTGCCGATGCCCATCAGTTGTTCGCCGTCACCGGTGATGGCAATCACGTTCTTCTCGGGCTGGGCAAGCGCCAAGCCGAGCGCAACCGAGGTCGAACCGCCCATGGCACCCCAGAGATAGAAGTTGCTCGGCCGGTCACCGGCAGCGAACACGTCGTACGAGGGCGAACCCAGGCCGGTGACGACCAGGGCATCGGGAAACTGCTTCAGCAGTTCGGCGACAAACTTGCGACGGTCGATGCCGCCTTTCGAGATCGAGGTAGTCATTTCAGCGCATCCACTTTTTGCGGCCAATCAGGCTCTGGGAGAGAAGGACGGCAACGCGATTGCCGGCATCGAACGCAGAGGCGAGGCCTGCGTCGACCAGTTCTGCAGCTTCGTCCGGCGAGTTGACGCGATAGACGGTGATGCCCATCAGTTCGAGCGCCTTCTGGGTGGCCAGGCCCATCGAGTTCTGCCAGGGATTGAACTCGGCGTACTCGCCGCGCATCGTGACGATCGTGAAGAACGGAAAGCGGCAGCTATCCAGCAGCGAGAACATGTTCACGCAGTTGCCCACGCCACTGCTTTGCATCAGCAGCACGGCGCGCTGGCCACCCAGCCATGCACCGCTGACGACGCCCACGCCTTCTTCTTCCGTGGTCAGCACGACATCGTGGATGTCCGGGTCGGCCTTCGCTCGCTTGATGACATGGGAGTGGCCAGCGTCGGGGACGTACGCGACCTGTTGAACGTTATTTTCCTTGAGGGCCTGGAAAATGGCCTCTTGCCAGGCAAGCGGCTCGGTATTGGGAGGAGTCATAGTCGGCAGTGAGTACATTGGGGGACAACGCTGCTATCATAGAATTGATTTACTGGCGTTATGAAATACAAAAATTTGATGCCGCAATCACAGATTTGAATATCAACCGTTGACTCCTTATGGATATCAAACAGCTCCGCGCACTACTGGCCATTGCCGAAACGGGCAGCGCGACCAAGGCGGCCGAACTCATGCGCATCGTGCAACCCGCGGTGTCGCGACATATTCGCCTGCTCGAAGAAGAGCTTGGGGTAGACCTGTTCGAACGGGAGCGCCACGGGATGGCCCTGACCGAGGCAGGCAGAACCATGGTCGAGTACGGCCGCCGAGCCCTTCAGGAACTGGACCGGGCCAAGTCGGAGATCCAACCCGCGACTGGTCCAATTACCGGCACAGCAGCGATCGGACTATTACCCAGCACGTGCGAACTCCTCGCAACAGAGCTCGTCGCCACGGTGAAGACCAAACATCCGCAAGTGGTCGTACGCGCCGCTGTGGGCTATGCCGGAAATCTGCTTCAATGGCTGGAAGCGGGTGATGTAGAGGTGGCCCTGCTCTATGGAACCAAGACGCAAGGCAGCCGGGCTATTACCCCGCTCCTCGACGAGCAGCTTTATTTAATCGGGCCACCCGGAACGCTAGATCCGGCCGCTGAGTTGCCGATCGAACACCTCCGCGATTTGCCCTTAGTGCTGCCGAATGCGCCCCATGGTCTCCGCAGCGTGGTCGAGCACGCATGTGCCGTTGCCGGCATTCAGCCGACTGTATCGGTCGAAACAAATTCGCTAAGCGTCCAGAAAGCCCTGGTAGCCAAGGGATTCGGCCATTCGGTATTGCCGAGTTCGGCCATCTCGGAGGAGCTTGAAGCCGGTGTGCTCGACGGCGTGCCTATCGGATCGCCCGATCTCTCACGGCGGATTGTGCTGGCGAGCGCAAGCAATCGACGACTGTCACCAGCGGCCGCTGCCGTATCACACGAACTCACCGGTCTCATGAAGCGGCTGGTGCTGGACAGGGCATGGCCAGGCGCCACATGGGTGGGATCCTAAGCGCCGAAGTCACGCTGCGCCGGCAACCTCGCCTCGCCGGGGCGTCTATCACGTGCCTTGATACCCCGAGAACAATTTTCTATTTCTGGATCGTCCAGTGGGGCAGGTAGGATGTCCGGTTGGCTTTTCTGCGAGATGACCACGTCATCGCCTTGCTTTGGCAAGGTCGTCGTGTTCGGGACCGGATTGGCTACGCCGCTTTGCAATATGTCGATGTGAGGACAAGAGTCATGAAGGTCGGATTTATTGGCGCAGGCCGCATCTCCCGTTCCGTGGCGGATGCACTGATTGCCCAGGGACACGAAATAGCATTCGTGGTTGCGCGTGATACGGCAAAGGCTGCCGAGACATTTCCTAACGTCCCTTGCATCAAAAGCGTTAAGGAGTTCTCGGAAAGCGAGGTCGATCTGGTCGTGGAGGCCGCGAGCGCAGAAGCCATCCATCAACATGGCCCTCAGGTCCTTGAGCGATATGACTTCGCGATCCTGTCCACTACAGCAATGTCGATACCGGCGATTGAGTCGGCGCTGAACGAAAGCGCTCAGCGACACGGTACCCAACTCCACCTGCTCACCGGAGGCATCGTTGGGCTGGATGGGCTGATGGCCGTACGAGCGAGCCTGGATAGCGTGGAAATCGAAACGGTGAAAACCCCTGCCGCATGGGGCATCGAGCCGCATGAAGGGCAGAAGGTTATCTTTGACGGATCGACACGCCTTGCATGTGAGACCTACCCTCGCAACGTGAACGTTCACGCGAGCGTCGCGCATGCCTCTCTAGGCTTTGATGCGTGCCGCAGTCGCCTGATCTCCGACCCACAGACGCCGGTCTTGACGCAGAACGTGCGGGTCAAAGGCGCCGACTTCGGGTGGACGATCCAACTCCATTCCCAGTCAATCGGCGGGGTCAGCGGATCATTGACGCCGCGATCAGTCATCGGCAACGTATTCCGACTGTTGGCTGCTCGCGTCGTACGGGCTTGACAGCAGGACTAGCAATTGGGTACGCGGACCACGCCGCGGAATACCCCTTTAGCCTTCGGAACCCCGACGTAAAAATTTGCCGATCCTCGGGCATCATCAATGGGTCGGTCCATCTGACTTCGCGCTGAGCATACCCCGCTACAGCGTTTTCGGCAGGCAGCGCGGTCGCGCTGCCTGCCATTTCTCCGCCAACGCAGCCCGCCCGATGGCTTCGCAGTGGCGACCATTGCTTCACGGAATAGGAGGCCAAGCGATCTCGAGCAAGTCGGGAAACGCCTGCCGTCCGAGATACGAGCGGTGACGTATCACTTCCCATGATAGCGCTAAGGACACCCACCGCTCAATGATCGGGAAGTCGACGGGCAGAGTTGGGCGAGATCGTGGAAGACCGATGCGCAAAAAAAAGACCACTCGCCGAATGCTACGACAAGTGGTCTCAGGACTCCCAGTGAAACGCAGAATCTGTCTCGCCTAGCGAATGATCGCTACCTTGGTCTGAAGGTGTCGGATCAGGTTTGAGGCGACGAACGAGAAGACAAAGTACACGATCGCAGCAAAGAGATAGAGTTCAACCACGCGTCCGTCACGCTGCGCGACCTTGGCTGCCGCGCCGAGAAAGTCCGTCAAGGACACGACATAGACCAATGATGTGTCCTGGAACAAGACAATTGTCTGGGTGAGCAACACCGGCACCATGTTCCGGAATGCCTGCGGCAACACCACCGTCGCCATGACCTGGGGATAACTCATGCCGAGTGCGAAGCCGGCCGCAACCTGACCCGCGGGATGGACTGAATTCCAGCGCGAACGATCTCGCAGAAGTATGCGGCCTCGAACAGGGTGAACGTAATCAGGGCCGACGCGAACCCGCCCACAGGCACCGGTCGGCTCGATCCCGTTACCCACCCTGCGACGAAGGGGACCAGGAAATAGAACCAGAAAATCACCAACAAGAGCGGCAGGGAGCGCATGACGTTGACATACGTCTCCGCCGCCGACGCCAGCACTTTCATCGACGACAGCCTTGCGAGTGCGAGCAGCGTGCCGAGAATCACGCCCCCGACGGTCGCGAGCGCCGTCAGTGCGAGCGTCACACTCATGCCCTGGATAAAGAGATAGCCGAGGGAACGTTGTATTACACCGAAATCCAAATCGCTGAACATGTTACTTACCCACAATGTAACCAGGCACCGCGAACTTTCGTTCGAGTCTGCGCATCGCAGCGGTAACGGCAGTGTTTAACAGGAGGTAGGTCAGGGTCACCACCGTGAATGCCTCAAAGAACTGATACGACTGTTCCTGAATCGCGTACGCCCGGGAAGTCAGCTCTACGAGCCCAATCGTCAGCGCCACCGATGTGTTCTTGATGGTGCTGAGGAAATCCGAGGTCAAAGGCGGCAAGATGATACGGACCGCCATCGGCAACAGCACGTAGCGATAGGTCTGGATGGTGCTCAAGCCGAGTGCCATGCCGGCGTACCGCTGTCCTCGAGAGATTGCCCCAATGCCAGAGCGGACCTGTTCGGCAACCCGCGCAGACATATAGAAACCAATGCCGATGACTGCGGTGAAGAATGGTGCGTTCGGAAGCTGTTTGAGCCACTCCCCCGCACGGTCGGGCAACATCTCGGGCAGCACGAAATACCACAGGAACAGTTGCATCAGCAGCGGCACGTTGCGAAACACCTCAACCCAGACGCGTCCGACGCGCTGTGCACCACGAGACGGCATCGTCCGCATCACGCCAATCACGGCACCCAAGATCAAGGCGATTACCCATGCGCACATCGCCGTCGCGATAGTCCAGCGTAACCCCAGATACAGCGTATAGAGGTAGGTTCCCGAACCGTCCGGAGACGCCTCGAAGAAGATGTTCCAGTTCCAGTGGTAGTTCATGAGTACATCCTTAATTCACGCAACCATCACTGCGCGTAGGCATCGGGATCGAAGCTGCTGCTCGGCTTCTTGTAAGCATTGCGCAGCACCTGTGCCATCGGGTAGTT
This region of Cupriavidus sp. EM10 genomic DNA includes:
- a CDS encoding thiamine pyrophosphate-binding protein, which produces MTPPNTEPLAWQEAIFQALKENNVQQVAYVPDAGHSHVIKRAKADPDIHDVVLTTEEEGVGVVSGAWLGGQRAVLLMQSSGVGNCVNMFSLLDSCRFPFFTIVTMRGEYAEFNPWQNSMGLATQKALELMGITVYRVNSPDEAAELVDAGLASAFDAGNRVAVLLSQSLIGRKKWMR
- a CDS encoding LysR family transcriptional regulator; translation: MDIKQLRALLAIAETGSATKAAELMRIVQPAVSRHIRLLEEELGVDLFERERHGMALTEAGRTMVEYGRRALQELDRAKSEIQPATGPITGTAAIGLLPSTCELLATELVATVKTKHPQVVVRAAVGYAGNLLQWLEAGDVEVALLYGTKTQGSRAITPLLDEQLYLIGPPGTLDPAAELPIEHLRDLPLVLPNAPHGLRSVVEHACAVAGIQPTVSVETNSLSVQKALVAKGFGHSVLPSSAISEELEAGVLDGVPIGSPDLSRRIVLASASNRRLSPAAAAVSHELTGLMKRLVLDRAWPGATWVGS
- a CDS encoding aldolase/citrate lyase family protein codes for the protein MTPVATARSYLFVPGDRPERFVKAQQSGADRIILDLEDAVAEERKDEARRHVAEYLATGGSGIARINATKGRWLDDLLAIRKPGLQG
- a CDS encoding CoA ester lyase, yielding MILPKTGDADDVARIVKHLPDNVKVLPLIETALGMKNVGEIAGAARVERLVFGTVDFRTEMGIEGDDQELLFFRSMLALASRVAGIAAPVDGVTVAINDVAELREACLRGRRLGFGAKLCIHPSQVAEVNRAHLPSEDQLTWAARVVEAAKSAPGAFKLDGEMIDAPVIARASELLLRASRFAA
- a CDS encoding LysR family transcriptional regulator, whose translation is MITFKQLEAVFWVVQAGGFSQAAMKLHTTQSAISKRVQELEQMFGLQLFDRGRRAVGLTEKGEEVFILAKRLLEQRDVTVAQLSRAEVLERRLAIGITELTAMTWLPQLVKQIQSHYPRVIIEPHVDMSINLRDKLLADEIDMMIVPNAYEDARFASMPLGKVENVWWSKPGLCDSSKPMKLHQLAAQRILVDRSGPGILYSQWFKSHGFQPENVIVSNSIVALIGMTVSGLGVSYFPKACLSQMNTLGMLEVLRVTPSLPDVTYVAMYKSGLRSSLIASIIMLAQECCDFTKILQTS
- a CDS encoding aspartate dehydrogenase domain-containing protein, whose translation is MAFLRDDHVIALLWQGRRVRDRIGYAALQYVDVRTRVMKVGFIGAGRISRSVADALIAQGHEIAFVVARDTAKAAETFPNVPCIKSVKEFSESEVDLVVEAASAEAIHQHGPQVLERYDFAILSTTAMSIPAIESALNESAQRHGTQLHLLTGGIVGLDGLMAVRASLDSVEIETVKTPAAWGIEPHEGQKVIFDGSTRLACETYPRNVNVHASVAHASLGFDACRSRLISDPQTPVLTQNVRVKGADFGWTIQLHSQSIGGVSGSLTPRSVIGNVFRLLAARVVRA
- a CDS encoding thiamine pyrophosphate-dependent enzyme, with product MTTSISKGGIDRRKFVAELLKQFPDALVVTGLGSPSYDVFAAGDRPSNFYLWGAMGGSTSVALGLALAQPEKNVIAITGDGEQLMGIGSLATAAAQRLKNLSIVILDNGHFGETGMQQSHTSLGTNLAQVAKAVGVPTTLEISDIDELDTLTREIKKGEGMTVAQVYISTEEPQRALPPRDGVYVKNRFRQHLGFETF
- a CDS encoding RidA family protein, with the translated sequence MTPEERLADLGFVLPPALPANGTYIPYRFAGNLLYLAGHGPRLPDNTYRLGRLDSDEQVAAGYDDAQLTALNMLATIKLAIGELDRVDAIVKLLGMVHASTTFRRHSKVIDGCSDLLVKVLGDRGMHARSAVGMSSLPHGMTVEIEAIVQIKD